A region of Subdoligranulum variabile DNA encodes the following proteins:
- a CDS encoding IS110 family RNA-guided transposase translates to MVVSVGIDVSKNKHDCFIVSSEGEVLADVFTIPNNMDGFYALLEKIRACTTPQDKIKVGLEATGHYSYNILGFLLDNGLATYVLNPLRTNLYRKSLSLRKTKTDRVDARTIAAMLLSDVGLKPYTNTAYHNEELKSLTRYRFDKVKERAKLKSSISRLVCILFPELEKLVSSLHLATVYALLEEFPGSKQIAKAHLTRLKTLLGNASKGRYGRDMAVTIRSAAQNSVGSCMPAKSLELQHTIRLIRELDAEIAEIEAEIETMMDKIQSPITTIPGMGFRMAAMILAEIGDFSRFESPDKLLAYAGMSPSTYQSGQLKNCYPHMEKRGSRYLRYALYNAAKYVCHWDPTFAAYLAKKRDEGKHYNVALSHATKKLVRLLFALERSRQPYCSLAA, encoded by the coding sequence ATGGTAGTTTCTGTTGGCATTGATGTCTCAAAAAACAAGCATGATTGCTTCATTGTAAGCTCAGAGGGTGAAGTCCTGGCGGATGTTTTTACTATCCCTAACAACATGGACGGTTTTTATGCTCTACTGGAAAAAATTCGAGCTTGTACTACACCGCAGGACAAAATAAAAGTAGGGCTTGAGGCAACCGGGCATTACAGCTACAACATTCTTGGGTTTCTTCTGGACAACGGTCTGGCCACCTATGTCTTGAATCCCTTACGCACGAATCTCTACCGGAAAAGTCTCAGCCTGCGAAAGACCAAGACCGACCGTGTAGATGCTCGAACCATTGCTGCTATGCTGTTATCCGATGTGGGCCTCAAACCCTACACGAATACAGCATATCACAACGAGGAACTAAAGTCACTCACCAGATACCGTTTTGACAAGGTGAAAGAACGAGCAAAGCTGAAAAGCTCAATTTCCAGACTGGTTTGCATTCTCTTCCCTGAACTGGAGAAGCTGGTGTCCTCTCTCCATTTGGCGACTGTCTACGCTCTGCTGGAAGAGTTTCCAGGTTCCAAACAGATTGCCAAGGCACACCTGACAAGGCTCAAAACCCTTTTGGGGAACGCCTCCAAAGGTCGCTACGGTCGGGATATGGCTGTTACTATCCGGAGCGCTGCTCAGAATTCTGTTGGGTCCTGTATGCCTGCCAAATCCCTGGAATTGCAACATACCATCCGGCTTATCCGTGAATTGGATGCTGAGATCGCTGAAATCGAGGCTGAAATTGAGACAATGATGGACAAGATACAGTCTCCCATTACAACTATCCCTGGCATGGGCTTTCGTATGGCTGCCATGATTCTTGCTGAAATCGGCGACTTCTCTCGGTTTGAGTCACCGGACAAATTATTGGCCTACGCCGGAATGTCGCCTTCTACTTACCAGTCCGGGCAGCTCAAAAATTGCTATCCCCACATGGAGAAGCGTGGCTCTCGATACTTACGCTACGCTCTTTACAACGCAGCCAAGTATGTATGTCACTGGGACCCAACCTTTGCTGCTTACCTTGCTAAGAAAAGAGATGAAGGCAAACACTACAATGTCGCACTTTCTCATGCCACCAAAAAGTTAGTTCGTCTGCTGTTTGCCCTGGAAAGATCCAGACAGCCTTATTGCAGCTTGGCGGCCTAA
- a CDS encoding metal ABC transporter substrate-binding protein has product MKKILSVLLSAALLAGCSAPAVPQASPESAHKLRVVATIFPVYDWVREVAGPDAANLDLTLLLDGSTDLHSYQPSAQDVAAIAGCDLFVYVGGASDAWVADALQESPNPDRQVVNLMELLGSRVYEEETVEGMEPEDHDDHDHGEEETDEHIWTSLQNAAELSAALGDALGELDPANAARYTENAAAYGEKLTALDGDYAAAVEAAPVKTLLFGDRFPFRYLVEDYGLAYYAAFPGCSAETEASFETVAFLAGKAAELDLPAVLTIEGSDQKIARTIVENAGGDRAILTLDAMQGTSSADIAAGTTYLSVMEQNLTVLRQALGAGEEA; this is encoded by the coding sequence ATGAAAAAAATCCTTTCTGTTCTGTTGTCCGCCGCACTGCTGGCGGGCTGTTCCGCCCCGGCGGTGCCCCAGGCGTCCCCTGAATCCGCCCACAAACTGCGGGTGGTCGCCACCATCTTCCCGGTGTACGACTGGGTGCGGGAGGTGGCCGGCCCCGACGCTGCCAACCTGGACCTGACCCTGCTGCTGGACGGCAGCACCGACCTGCACAGCTACCAGCCCTCGGCCCAGGATGTGGCGGCCATCGCGGGGTGCGACCTCTTTGTCTATGTGGGCGGCGCCTCGGACGCCTGGGTGGCCGACGCGCTGCAGGAATCCCCCAACCCTGACCGCCAGGTGGTGAACCTGATGGAGCTGCTGGGCAGCCGGGTCTATGAGGAGGAAACCGTGGAGGGCATGGAACCTGAGGACCATGACGACCACGACCACGGGGAAGAGGAGACCGACGAGCATATCTGGACCTCGCTGCAGAACGCCGCAGAGCTGTCGGCGGCCCTGGGCGATGCGCTGGGCGAGCTGGACCCGGCCAACGCCGCCCGCTACACCGAAAACGCCGCGGCCTACGGGGAGAAGCTGACCGCCCTGGACGGCGACTATGCCGCCGCGGTGGAAGCGGCTCCCGTGAAGACGCTGCTCTTCGGGGACCGGTTTCCCTTCCGCTATCTGGTGGAGGACTACGGTCTTGCCTATTACGCGGCCTTCCCGGGCTGCTCCGCCGAGACGGAAGCCAGCTTCGAGACGGTGGCCTTCCTGGCGGGCAAGGCGGCGGAACTGGACCTGCCCGCCGTGCTGACCATCGAGGGCTCTGACCAGAAGATCGCCCGGACCATCGTGGAAAACGCCGGGGGCGACCGGGCCATCCTGACGCTGGATGCCATGCAGGGGACCTCGTCGGCGGACATTGCCGCGGGCACCACCTACCTTTCGGTGATGGAGCAGAACCTGACGGTGCTGCGGCAGGCGCTGGGCGCCGGGGAGGAGGCCTGA
- a CDS encoding metal ABC transporter ATP-binding protein, which produces MAQITGENLTLGYDGKAVLRDLNFTVEAGDYLCIVGENGSGKTTLMKTLLGLQPPLAGRIRFGEGLTRKDIGYLPQQTEVQRDFPALVREIVCSGFQGRCGLRPFYTKEEKAEALRMLEKVGAADLAGRCYRELSGGQQQRVLLARALCAARKALLLDEPVTGLDPEAAATLYDLVDRLHAEGVTILMITHDVGPALRSATRILQIGGTVFCGSRQDYLQSEAGRRFARPEGGPA; this is translated from the coding sequence ATGGCACAGATCACCGGCGAAAACCTGACCCTGGGCTACGATGGCAAAGCGGTGCTGCGGGACCTGAACTTTACGGTGGAAGCGGGGGATTACCTCTGCATCGTGGGGGAGAACGGCAGCGGCAAGACCACCCTGATGAAGACGCTGCTGGGGCTGCAGCCGCCGCTGGCGGGGCGCATCCGGTTCGGGGAGGGCCTCACCCGCAAGGACATCGGCTACCTGCCCCAGCAGACCGAGGTGCAGCGGGATTTCCCGGCCCTGGTGCGGGAGATCGTCTGCTCCGGGTTTCAGGGGCGGTGCGGCCTGCGCCCCTTTTACACCAAAGAAGAAAAGGCCGAAGCCCTCCGCATGCTGGAAAAGGTGGGGGCGGCGGACCTGGCCGGGCGGTGCTACCGGGAACTTTCCGGCGGGCAGCAGCAGCGGGTGCTGCTGGCCCGGGCCCTCTGCGCGGCCCGCAAAGCCCTGCTGCTGGACGAACCGGTCACCGGCCTGGACCCGGAGGCTGCCGCCACCCTGTATGACCTTGTGGACCGCCTCCACGCCGAAGGGGTCACCATCCTCATGATCACCCACGATGTGGGCCCGGCGCTGCGGTCGGCCACCCGCATCCTGCAGATCGGCGGCACCGTCTTCTGCGGCAGCCGCCAGGACTACCTGCAGAGCGAAGCGGGCCGCCGCTTCGCCCGCCCGGAAGGAGGCCCCGCATGA